A window of Thermosynechococcus sp. NK55a contains these coding sequences:
- a CDS encoding lipopolysaccharide assembly protein LapB, which translates to MRKKWITLFVLLLGMIPFIAISVMPLLTSAFTPPQATPSPMASPAAGDKVAELQAQEKGYQLVLEREPNNATALEGLVLARLQLIQLGKGEIASVIDPLRRLAAQRPEQTDYAILLGQAQQQTGDREGAAQTFQGVLAKSPGNLNALRALVDLYLKENRPQAAIGLIEETLQGAEQANKVQPGSVDVTAVQLLLGDVYMTQKRYDEALTLFQNLGKENPNDFRPVLAQAMALTEQGKKTEAASLYAKAVELAPAKYKDAIQRAAQQVPKESPATPEPSPQQ; encoded by the coding sequence ATGCGCAAGAAATGGATCACCCTGTTCGTGTTGCTATTGGGGATGATTCCCTTCATTGCCATTTCTGTGATGCCTCTGCTCACTAGTGCCTTTACGCCACCCCAAGCTACCCCAAGCCCGATGGCTAGTCCTGCCGCTGGGGACAAAGTTGCAGAGCTGCAAGCCCAAGAAAAGGGCTATCAATTGGTGCTGGAGCGGGAACCTAACAATGCCACAGCATTAGAAGGCTTAGTGCTGGCGCGGTTGCAACTGATTCAACTGGGCAAAGGAGAGATTGCCAGCGTCATTGACCCCCTGCGGCGGTTGGCGGCTCAGCGACCCGAACAAACAGACTATGCCATTCTCCTAGGGCAAGCGCAACAACAAACGGGCGATCGCGAGGGGGCTGCCCAAACGTTTCAAGGGGTTTTGGCTAAATCGCCGGGGAACCTCAATGCCCTGCGGGCACTGGTGGATCTCTACCTCAAGGAAAATCGTCCTCAAGCTGCCATTGGTCTGATTGAAGAGACCCTCCAAGGAGCAGAGCAAGCCAATAAAGTCCAACCGGGGAGCGTGGATGTCACGGCTGTACAACTCCTGCTTGGCGATGTCTATATGACTCAAAAACGCTATGATGAGGCGCTAACCCTTTTCCAAAATCTTGGCAAAGAAAATCCCAACGATTTTCGCCCAGTGCTTGCCCAAGCGATGGCACTGACGGAACAGGGGAAAAAGACCGAGGCGGCTTCCCTCTATGCTAAAGCGGTGGAATTAGCTCCTGCCAAGTATAAAGATGCCATTCAGCGGGCGGCCCAGCAGGTGCCAAAGGAATCTCCAGCGACCCCTGAACCCTCACCGCAGCAATAG
- a CDS encoding peroxiredoxin: MFLRSGLVALLSLILFLSPAAPSWALGGELPPLNAPAPDFSLPSSVNGQLISLKDYRGKWVVLYFYPKDFTAGCTLEAQRFQRDIEQFHVHNAEVIGVSADSVDSHADFCDSEGLTFPLLSDPDGQVSKAYGSWLGSVSLRHSFIIDPEGILRERYVKVNPAIHSQEVLARLEELQQQV, from the coding sequence ATGTTCTTGCGCTCAGGACTTGTTGCCCTTTTGAGTTTGATCCTGTTTCTTAGCCCAGCAGCCCCCAGTTGGGCCCTCGGGGGTGAATTGCCGCCCCTGAATGCCCCCGCACCCGACTTTTCTCTTCCCAGCAGTGTCAACGGTCAGCTCATTTCCCTCAAGGATTATCGCGGTAAGTGGGTGGTGCTGTACTTTTACCCCAAGGACTTTACCGCTGGCTGTACTCTTGAGGCCCAACGCTTTCAACGAGATATTGAGCAATTTCATGTCCACAATGCCGAAGTCATTGGCGTCAGTGCCGACTCCGTGGACTCCCACGCAGATTTCTGTGACAGTGAAGGCTTGACCTTTCCCCTCCTATCTGACCCCGATGGCCAAGTCAGCAAAGCCTATGGTTCGTGGTTGGGGTCTGTCTCGCTGCGCCACAGTTTCATCATTGATCCTGAGGGCATCCTGCGGGAGCGCTATGTGAAAGTGAACCCCGCTATTCACAGTCAGGAGGTACTGGCTCGCCTCGAGGAACTGCAGCAGCAAGTATAA
- a CDS encoding NAD-dependent epimerase codes for MDVLVTGVAGFIGHGVALALLRRGDRVIGLDNLNNYYDVNLKKSRLEHLNASSQPGQFIFRKIDLVDRQGVNQLFADFSPQRVIHLAAQAGVRYSLENPFAYIDSNIVGFLHILEACRHHQVEHLVYASSSSVYGANRKLPFSVHDNVDHPLSLYAATKKANELMAHTYSHLYNIPTTGLRFFTVYGPWGRPDMALFKFTRAILNNEPLPVFNYGKHHRDFTYIDDIVEGILRVLDRPAVPNPAWCGETPDPATSLAPWRVYNIGAHRPIELLRYIELLEQYLGKKALITFLPLQPGDVPDTYADVTALKEDTGYEPVTPVEIGVQQFVEWYRDYYRL; via the coding sequence ATGGATGTTTTGGTAACCGGTGTGGCCGGATTTATTGGCCATGGGGTGGCTCTAGCACTCCTACGGCGGGGCGATCGCGTAATTGGATTGGATAATTTGAATAACTACTATGACGTCAACCTTAAGAAATCTCGCTTAGAGCACCTGAATGCTTCTAGCCAGCCAGGTCAGTTTATTTTCCGAAAAATTGATTTAGTTGACCGCCAAGGGGTAAACCAGCTCTTTGCAGATTTTTCTCCCCAAAGGGTGATCCACTTAGCAGCCCAGGCAGGCGTGCGTTATTCCTTAGAAAATCCTTTTGCCTACATTGATAGTAATATCGTTGGTTTTCTCCACATTTTAGAAGCTTGCCGCCATCACCAAGTAGAGCATTTGGTCTATGCCAGTAGTTCCAGTGTTTATGGCGCCAATAGAAAGTTACCTTTTTCTGTTCACGATAACGTTGATCATCCACTGAGCCTGTATGCAGCAACCAAGAAGGCCAACGAACTCATGGCACACACTTACAGCCACCTCTATAATATTCCGACAACGGGACTGCGCTTTTTTACCGTCTATGGCCCTTGGGGTCGCCCTGACATGGCACTGTTTAAGTTCACTAGGGCCATCCTGAATAATGAACCCCTACCCGTCTTTAACTATGGGAAACATCACCGTGACTTTACCTACATTGATGACATTGTCGAAGGTATTCTGCGCGTCTTGGATCGGCCAGCAGTCCCCAACCCTGCTTGGTGTGGCGAAACACCAGATCCCGCCACCAGTTTAGCACCCTGGCGAGTGTACAACATTGGCGCCCATCGTCCCATTGAGCTTCTCCGCTACATTGAGCTTTTGGAGCAGTACCTTGGCAAAAAGGCTCTCATAACTTTTTTACCCTTGCAGCCGGGAGATGTGCCTGATACCTATGCCGATGTAACCGCCCTCAAAGAAGATACAGGTTATGAACCCGTTACCCCTGTTGAGATTGGTGTACAACAGTTTGTGGAGTGGTATCGTGACTACTATCGTCTTTAA
- a CDS encoding UPF0182 family protein yields MPSLAVVQLMPRWLRWLCALVLAIALGVGLCRLIAESLWFHQLGYLAVVWQRWSVQALLFLAVAGVSQLFYGWQQRWLLRQRTVTLDPVLRAQSTYRGLGLWRLLLCAGGLTWLLIVATYHIGAIALQLWQQRSEMTFNSPLLPQLSVWRVAELSLQMVQNPWLLGLSLVALILGLWLPVGLFQGLGILLSLAMGAIASLSWPVVLKGLFAASDPHTEPLFHHSISFYLFQIPLWELLRLWLVNLSVVGLGGTALGYLLANESLSHGKFLGFVRSQRRHLQGLSAFVFATVALSFWLERYKLLYSTKGAAFGAGYTDVTVRLPLYGWLSASAFAVACLLAWSAIRRGGEGQRRLGPIAPGLFGFTLGYLVVILIVDWLLPTAIEAAIVQPNQLQRELPYIQRTLTHTCEGFNLEKMRVEPFQPENNLNAEIIAANAATTRNIRLWDTRPLLETNRQLQQLRSYYRFPAAFLDRYYLKLAPDQDQSEIRQVLIAAREVDYSAVQQFARSWINEHLVFTHGYGFTISPVNTAEANGLPKYFVRDIGDTGELLVNPPQIRESIPFFYPRIYYGELTNTYIFVPSKVPELDFPRGAENVYNHYDGTGGVPIASWWRRLVYSVYFRDWQLLLTPNLRPDSRVLFRRLIQDRVRAIAPFLRFDSEPYLVVADPRSEQEIATSSSTAGVSYLYWMIDAYTVSRYYPYSDPGEHSFNYIRNSVKVVVDAYNGDVTFYVVEPEDVMIRTWQRIFPTLFHPLSTMPHQLYRHIRYPIDLLQVQSEQLLKYHMTDPVVFYNREDLWQIPKEIYREKPQAVAPYYLITKLPIGYTEEFILLVPFTPVNRPNLIGWLAARSDGQNYGKLLLYVFPKQELVFGPEQMEARINQDPVISQQISLWNRQGSRSVQGNLLIIPIQRSLLYVEPLYLEADQNRLPTLARVIVMDNQRIVMAPTLEEALKRLFPQ; encoded by the coding sequence ATGCCGTCGCTCGCCGTTGTACAGCTCATGCCCCGTTGGTTGCGCTGGCTCTGTGCATTGGTGCTGGCGATCGCCCTTGGGGTGGGGCTGTGCCGCCTGATTGCCGAGAGCCTTTGGTTTCATCAACTGGGCTATTTGGCGGTGGTTTGGCAGCGCTGGAGTGTTCAAGCCCTACTGTTTCTGGCGGTTGCGGGGGTATCGCAGCTTTTCTATGGCTGGCAGCAACGCTGGCTGCTGCGGCAACGTACGGTGACCCTTGATCCAGTCCTGAGGGCACAGAGTACCTATCGGGGGCTGGGGCTATGGCGGCTTTTGTTGTGTGCTGGCGGTTTAACTTGGCTGCTCATTGTTGCAACTTACCACATTGGGGCGATCGCGCTGCAACTGTGGCAACAGCGCTCAGAAATGACATTTAACAGCCCTTTGCTGCCGCAATTGAGTGTTTGGCGGGTGGCGGAGCTATCGCTGCAAATGGTGCAGAATCCTTGGCTACTAGGGCTGAGTTTGGTGGCCTTGATACTGGGGCTGTGGTTGCCTGTAGGTCTCTTTCAGGGATTGGGCATTCTCTTGAGCCTCGCGATGGGGGCGATCGCCAGCCTCAGTTGGCCAGTTGTCCTCAAGGGACTGTTTGCCGCCAGTGATCCCCATACTGAGCCGCTCTTTCACCATTCCATTAGCTTTTACCTGTTTCAAATCCCCCTGTGGGAACTGTTGCGCCTATGGTTGGTGAACCTCAGTGTTGTCGGCTTAGGGGGAACGGCCTTGGGCTATCTCCTTGCCAATGAAAGTCTCAGTCATGGCAAATTCCTCGGCTTCGTGCGATCGCAACGGCGGCATTTACAGGGCTTAAGTGCCTTTGTCTTTGCCACAGTGGCCCTTAGCTTCTGGCTAGAGCGCTATAAACTTCTCTATTCGACCAAGGGGGCAGCCTTTGGCGCAGGCTATACCGATGTCACCGTACGCTTACCCCTTTATGGTTGGCTCTCGGCCTCAGCCTTTGCCGTTGCCTGTTTGTTGGCTTGGTCAGCGATTCGACGGGGCGGAGAAGGGCAGCGGCGGTTGGGCCCCATTGCCCCTGGCCTCTTTGGCTTTACCTTGGGCTATCTGGTGGTCATCCTGATTGTAGATTGGCTCCTACCCACAGCCATTGAAGCAGCCATTGTTCAACCCAACCAACTGCAACGGGAACTCCCCTACATTCAACGCACCCTTACCCACACCTGCGAAGGTTTTAACCTTGAAAAAATGCGGGTGGAACCTTTCCAGCCGGAAAATAACCTGAATGCCGAAATCATTGCTGCCAATGCGGCCACCACCCGCAATATTCGCCTTTGGGATACCCGCCCCCTTCTCGAAACCAACCGCCAACTGCAACAACTGCGCTCCTACTATCGGTTTCCAGCGGCTTTTCTGGATCGCTACTATCTGAAACTGGCTCCCGATCAAGACCAATCAGAAATTCGCCAAGTCCTCATTGCTGCTCGTGAAGTGGACTACAGTGCGGTTCAGCAGTTTGCCCGCAGTTGGATTAATGAGCACCTCGTGTTTACCCACGGCTATGGCTTCACGATCAGTCCGGTAAATACGGCGGAAGCCAATGGTCTGCCCAAGTACTTTGTTCGCGATATTGGCGATACGGGTGAGCTACTGGTCAATCCCCCACAGATTCGGGAGAGTATTCCCTTTTTCTACCCACGGATCTATTACGGTGAACTCACCAATACCTATATCTTTGTCCCCTCTAAGGTCCCGGAACTGGACTTTCCGCGGGGGGCTGAAAATGTTTATAACCACTATGACGGCACGGGGGGTGTGCCCATTGCCAGTTGGTGGCGACGCTTGGTCTACAGTGTCTATTTTCGAGATTGGCAACTCCTGTTGACCCCCAACTTGCGGCCAGACTCACGGGTTCTCTTTCGGCGATTGATTCAGGATCGCGTGCGGGCGATCGCCCCCTTCCTGCGCTTTGACAGTGAGCCCTACCTTGTTGTGGCTGATCCACGCTCTGAACAGGAGATTGCTACTAGCTCGAGCACGGCGGGGGTCAGCTATCTCTACTGGATGATTGATGCCTATACCGTCAGTCGCTACTATCCCTACAGCGATCCGGGGGAGCACTCGTTTAACTACATTCGCAACTCTGTGAAAGTGGTGGTGGACGCCTATAACGGCGATGTCACCTTTTATGTGGTGGAACCTGAGGATGTCATGATTCGCACGTGGCAGCGGATCTTCCCAACTCTTTTTCATCCTTTGAGTACGATGCCCCACCAGCTCTATCGCCACATTCGCTATCCCATTGATCTGCTGCAAGTGCAGTCCGAGCAGCTCCTGAAATACCACATGACCGATCCCGTGGTGTTTTACAACCGCGAGGACCTCTGGCAGATTCCCAAGGAGATCTACCGCGAAAAACCCCAAGCGGTTGCCCCCTACTATCTCATTACCAAGCTGCCCATTGGCTACACGGAGGAGTTTATTCTCCTGGTCCCCTTTACGCCCGTGAATCGTCCCAACCTCATTGGTTGGCTAGCGGCTCGTTCCGATGGCCAGAACTATGGCAAGCTTCTGCTCTACGTCTTTCCCAAGCAAGAACTGGTCTTTGGTCCTGAACAAATGGAGGCGCGGATCAATCAGGACCCCGTCATTTCGCAGCAAATTTCCCTCTGGAATCGCCAAGGGTCAAGATCGGTGCAGGGCAATCTCCTCATTATCCCCATCCAGCGATCGCTCCTGTATGTTGAACCCCTTTACCTCGAAGCCGATCAAAATCGACTGCCCACCTTGGCACGGGTCATCGTGATGGATAATCAGCGGATTGTGATGGCACCCACCCTAGAGGAGGCCCTGAAACGACTCTTTCCGCAATAG
- a CDS encoding ABC transporter permease yields MSRLRALQGYLLLRLLLAPLMLWTIVTVVFLLLRATPGDPVDAILGPRAPAAVKETLRQQLGLAQPLWQQYLNYLGQLLQFDLGTSLTSQGEAVTSIIAKHFPATAELSLVSLAIAFGLGVLIGSLAAVKSGTAWDMAGRLFGIITYALPLFWFGMLLQLLFAVKLRWLPLGSRYPITATPPQGPTGLYMLDALLNGNLQQLGTALTYLLLPAVTLAIVLSGIFERIVRVNLKQTLVADYVEAARARGIPEHRILIHHALKNALIPVITVLGFTLASLLGGAVLTEVTFSWPGLGQRLYEAITLRDYPTVQGIVVFFAVIVVAASILIDVVNAWIDPRIHY; encoded by the coding sequence ATGTCTCGTCTGCGTGCATTGCAGGGGTACTTGCTCCTGCGGCTTTTACTTGCGCCACTCATGCTGTGGACAATTGTCACCGTCGTCTTTTTGCTGCTGCGAGCCACGCCAGGAGATCCCGTGGATGCGATTTTAGGCCCCCGTGCTCCGGCCGCTGTAAAGGAGACCTTGCGGCAACAATTGGGCTTGGCGCAACCCCTATGGCAGCAATACTTGAATTATTTAGGGCAACTTCTGCAATTTGATCTGGGAACCTCCCTCACCAGTCAAGGGGAAGCAGTCACTAGTATCATTGCCAAGCATTTTCCGGCCACAGCAGAATTGAGCCTCGTCAGTCTGGCGATCGCCTTTGGCTTAGGAGTGCTCATTGGCAGTCTCGCTGCGGTTAAATCCGGAACTGCTTGGGATATGGCTGGCCGTCTCTTTGGCATCATTACCTATGCCTTGCCCCTCTTTTGGTTCGGGATGCTCCTGCAACTGCTCTTTGCGGTGAAGCTGCGTTGGCTTCCCTTGGGCAGCCGCTACCCCATCACCGCAACACCCCCCCAAGGCCCCACTGGGCTGTACATGCTTGATGCGCTCCTGAATGGCAATCTTCAGCAACTGGGAACTGCGTTGACCTACTTGCTTCTACCTGCGGTCACGCTGGCGATCGTCCTCAGTGGCATCTTTGAGCGCATTGTGCGGGTGAATCTCAAGCAAACGTTAGTGGCAGATTATGTAGAAGCCGCCCGGGCCCGTGGTATTCCTGAACATCGAATCCTCATTCACCATGCCCTCAAGAACGCCCTAATTCCCGTGATCACGGTTTTGGGCTTCACCCTTGCCAGCCTCTTGGGGGGAGCAGTGTTAACAGAGGTAACCTTTTCTTGGCCGGGACTGGGGCAGCGACTCTACGAAGCCATTACTCTGCGGGATTATCCGACGGTGCAAGGAATTGTGGTTTTCTTTGCCGTGATTGTGGTCGCTGCCAGCATTCTCATTGATGTGGTCAATGCTTGGATTGACCCCCGCATCCACTACTAA
- a CDS encoding glycosyltransferase family 4 protein: MNDKSMRDKCIGNILALLYKITLPSATKVIFQNSDDCAEIKKLCQLPGDKVALIKGTGVNFNEWQFSPAPTSPLVFTLAARLLREKGILEFVQAASRLKANYPKVEFWLLGDFDTNPGSLVKEDLQKFIDAGIIQWFGFVDCKSYFGKTSIFVLPSYYREGIPRSIQEAMAIGRPIITTDVPGCRETVIHSYSGFLVPPRDVSALTKAMEVFIQQPELIPLMGYRSYQKAVEDFDVKKINAQYLQLFTEELGEWNDSDGT; the protein is encoded by the coding sequence ATGAATGATAAATCAATGAGAGATAAATGTATAGGAAATATACTAGCTTTACTTTATAAAATCACTCTGCCATCAGCAACAAAAGTAATTTTCCAAAACTCAGATGACTGTGCTGAAATTAAGAAGCTATGCCAACTGCCAGGCGATAAAGTAGCTTTGATTAAAGGTACTGGTGTTAACTTCAATGAGTGGCAGTTTTCTCCTGCTCCTACATCTCCTTTAGTCTTTACTCTAGCTGCACGTCTCCTCCGAGAGAAAGGTATTTTGGAGTTTGTGCAAGCAGCATCCCGACTAAAAGCAAACTATCCAAAAGTTGAATTTTGGCTATTGGGAGATTTTGATACCAATCCTGGATCTCTAGTTAAAGAAGATCTTCAGAAGTTCATTGATGCTGGGATTATTCAATGGTTTGGCTTTGTGGATTGTAAAAGCTATTTCGGCAAAACCAGTATTTTTGTCCTTCCTTCTTATTACCGAGAGGGTATTCCTCGAAGTATTCAGGAGGCCATGGCTATTGGTCGACCAATTATCACCACAGATGTGCCGGGTTGTCGTGAAACCGTTATTCACAGCTATAGTGGTTTTTTGGTTCCGCCGCGTGATGTCAGTGCCTTAACAAAAGCTATGGAAGTATTTATTCAGCAACCAGAGTTGATTCCCTTAATGGGGTACCGTAGTTATCAAAAAGCTGTTGAAGATTTTGACGTCAAAAAAATTAATGCCCAGTACCTTCAATTATTTACAGAGGAGCTAGGAGAGTGGAATGATTCAGATGGAACATAA
- a CDS encoding peroxiredoxin — protein sequence MALAVGTPAPPFTAKDTHGNTVSLSDFAGKTVVLYFYPKDDTPGCTKEACSFRDNYAAYQDKNIVVLGVSADDETSHQKFTEKFNLPFPLLADVDRSIIKAYDVDGGGYAKRVTYVIDGNGIISHVYTSVKTETHATDILADLGL from the coding sequence ATGGCTCTAGCCGTTGGTACACCCGCCCCCCCCTTTACTGCCAAAGACACCCATGGCAACACGGTCTCCCTCAGTGACTTTGCAGGTAAAACCGTGGTGCTGTACTTTTACCCCAAGGATGATACCCCCGGCTGCACTAAGGAGGCCTGTAGCTTTCGCGACAACTATGCCGCCTATCAGGACAAAAATATCGTCGTTTTGGGCGTGAGTGCAGATGACGAAACCTCACACCAAAAGTTCACTGAGAAATTTAACCTTCCCTTCCCCCTGCTGGCGGATGTTGATAGGTCAATTATCAAAGCCTACGACGTGGATGGGGGCGGCTACGCCAAGCGAGTTACCTATGTGATTGACGGCAATGGCATCATTTCCCATGTCTATACCAGCGTGAAAACCGAGACCCACGCCACCGACATTTTGGCGGATCTTGGCTTGTAG
- a CDS encoding glycosyltransferase family 4 protein: MSESTLNTSNRESYRLAIIGNKASMLVNFRKDLIIDLITSGYSVHCMVPASSEKEKRAILELGASFDEFYLERNSANPFHDIHTLVSLMSLIKKLIHPVFLHLLLSQLFGD; encoded by the coding sequence ATGTCTGAATCAACACTTAATACTTCTAATAGAGAAAGCTATAGACTTGCCATCATTGGTAATAAAGCTTCTATGCTAGTTAACTTTCGTAAGGATTTAATTATTGACTTAATTACATCTGGTTATAGTGTTCACTGTATGGTTCCTGCATCCTCAGAGAAGGAAAAAAGAGCAATCCTAGAATTAGGGGCATCTTTTGACGAGTTCTACCTTGAGCGGAATAGTGCTAATCCATTTCATGATATTCACACTTTAGTATCTTTAATGAGTCTCATTAAAAAATTAATCCATCCTGTATTCTTGCATTTACTGCTAAGCCAATTGTTTGGGGATTAA
- a CDS encoding polysaccharide biosynthesis tyrosine autokinase gives MSSENNHLSFSPEASQLSLWQPRPIDKVTIDELLRGLKRRSAVAALVGAFVAISYLGYYYLFVRNYQYSILLQVEPIKPLGTRPAARLDLIRNLAPLPLPLESESTEGDVETLVQILSSDTILQPIYEKFLQDNPDLDREKYSYKRFLKSIKISKNQEERKLLSKGSSKIVNITFIAKDKTKVESALKIIAEELKKFNETQKQEQISDNLRYVNQEIQKALSQIDDLDSQLNEFRYQNRVLRPDSIPSATSKTPVSEISDLQLYANLLTELESKKRNRVKLESTQEAFNSLKAQLKLSPDEALAASNLAASKNYEKLLEGLTETEIQLVEQRSKLTDRSPTVQALEEQKRQLLAQAKRQGRQITIRYRNQVPRPEALIGYESAVSDSLIEKYLEAKVELEALKRADTELSNQIQATEAEISRLIRLANPYRKIEQRFAATLESLTLLLQTRQNLQLQIAQRDFTWKLLSDIGDLKRYELTMRLSTALLIALALGGVSGVLVALIVDWLDDRCLEVERIRQQTPLPILGQIPVTKTFDQLAFSRLETPLTLWGLQHRLPGVSPAFKESFYFLLTQLEALGLPHSLAIMGISGQERQTTVALYLALAAAATGKRVLLVDANLHQPSLHQALGIPNVTGLGELLQGTMPLPHWSSLLANSTEGLWVLTAGQAQQEPMALFSSYRWFDFLDSTKETFDFVIVDIPAILAAADTYRVLTALERALLVVRLRQTRQEALAEVLKACDLGLRQKILGIVVNDVAKANQAFGNFQTQTTDLEMGSISGLSA, from the coding sequence ATGTCCAGTGAAAATAACCATCTGTCCTTTTCCCCTGAAGCTTCACAACTGAGTTTGTGGCAGCCGCGACCCATTGACAAAGTCACCATTGACGAACTATTGCGAGGTTTGAAGCGGCGTTCAGCGGTTGCTGCATTAGTTGGTGCATTTGTTGCAATTAGCTACTTGGGGTACTATTACCTCTTTGTGAGGAACTATCAATACTCCATTTTGCTGCAAGTTGAACCCATCAAACCCTTAGGTACTCGACCAGCGGCAAGGTTAGATTTAATCCGTAATCTTGCACCTCTGCCTCTACCTCTAGAATCAGAATCAACGGAGGGGGATGTAGAAACACTAGTTCAGATACTCAGTAGTGATACCATCCTCCAACCCATTTATGAAAAGTTTCTTCAAGATAATCCCGATTTAGATCGAGAGAAATATTCCTATAAAAGGTTTCTTAAGTCCATAAAAATTAGTAAGAATCAAGAAGAACGAAAATTGCTTAGCAAAGGTAGCTCAAAAATAGTAAATATTACTTTTATTGCCAAAGATAAAACAAAGGTAGAATCTGCCTTAAAAATCATTGCTGAGGAATTAAAAAAGTTTAATGAGACACAAAAACAAGAGCAAATATCAGATAATCTTCGCTACGTTAACCAAGAAATTCAAAAGGCCCTTAGTCAAATTGATGATCTTGACAGTCAACTCAATGAGTTCCGGTATCAAAATCGAGTTTTACGTCCTGATTCTATACCTTCTGCGACTTCTAAAACTCCAGTCTCTGAGATCAGTGATCTTCAGCTCTATGCTAACCTTCTAACTGAGTTGGAATCTAAAAAACGAAATAGAGTAAAACTGGAATCTACACAGGAAGCATTTAACTCCCTAAAGGCGCAGTTAAAGCTCTCTCCTGATGAGGCATTAGCTGCTTCTAACTTAGCTGCTTCGAAAAATTATGAAAAATTACTGGAGGGACTCACCGAAACGGAAATACAGTTGGTGGAACAGCGGAGCAAGTTAACGGACAGATCGCCCACAGTCCAAGCCCTAGAAGAACAAAAGCGGCAACTACTGGCTCAGGCTAAGCGCCAAGGTCGACAAATAACGATTCGATACCGGAACCAAGTTCCTCGCCCTGAAGCCTTAATTGGTTACGAAAGTGCAGTCTCTGACTCCCTGATTGAGAAATACCTAGAGGCAAAAGTTGAGCTTGAAGCTCTCAAAAGAGCAGATACGGAATTGAGTAATCAAATTCAAGCAACTGAAGCAGAAATATCCCGACTGATAAGGCTTGCAAACCCTTACCGCAAAATTGAGCAACGTTTTGCAGCCACACTAGAATCCCTAACACTGCTATTGCAGACACGGCAAAACCTGCAACTCCAAATTGCCCAGCGCGACTTTACATGGAAGCTTCTTTCCGATATTGGGGATCTGAAGCGGTATGAGTTGACCATGCGTTTGTCAACAGCATTGTTGATCGCTTTGGCGCTTGGGGGAGTCTCTGGGGTGCTGGTTGCCTTGATCGTGGATTGGTTGGATGATCGCTGTCTAGAGGTGGAGCGGATTCGCCAACAGACCCCCTTACCTATTTTGGGTCAGATTCCTGTGACCAAGACCTTTGATCAACTGGCTTTTAGTCGTTTAGAGACACCGTTGACGTTGTGGGGGTTGCAGCACCGTTTGCCGGGGGTAAGTCCTGCTTTTAAGGAAAGTTTTTACTTCCTGTTGACGCAGTTAGAAGCGTTGGGGTTACCCCACTCCTTAGCAATTATGGGCATCAGTGGTCAAGAAAGACAAACCACCGTTGCCCTTTATCTTGCTTTGGCGGCAGCGGCGACGGGAAAGCGGGTCTTGCTGGTGGATGCCAATTTGCACCAGCCAAGCCTCCATCAAGCTCTTGGCATTCCCAACGTCACTGGTTTAGGGGAACTGTTGCAGGGAACAATGCCTCTGCCCCACTGGTCTAGTCTTTTGGCCAATTCTACTGAAGGACTCTGGGTATTGACCGCAGGTCAGGCGCAGCAGGAACCCATGGCACTGTTTAGTTCTTATCGTTGGTTTGATTTCCTAGACAGCACTAAAGAAACTTTTGACTTCGTGATTGTTGATATCCCTGCGATCCTCGCTGCTGCGGATACATATCGAGTGCTGACAGCACTAGAGCGGGCTCTGTTGGTGGTGCGCCTAAGGCAAACACGACAGGAGGCCTTGGCCGAAGTGCTGAAAGCCTGCGATCTGGGTTTACGGCAAAAGATTCTGGGGATTGTGGTGAATGATGTAGCCAAGGCCAACCAAGCGTTTGGCAACTTCCAAACTCAGACTACTGACTTAGAGATGGGTTCGATCTCTGGGCTTTCTGCCTGA